In one window of candidate division KSB1 bacterium DNA:
- a CDS encoding sigma-54-dependent Fis family transcriptional regulator, whose protein sequence is MSAPNILIVDDEKNIRRSVAMICSGEGYETKTAADSEEALKMLDAGGIDLALLDIAMPGMDGLSLLKEIKKKSPETTAIMISGNATLQNAITATKEGAFDFIEKPITKEKLLISINNALQSSTLQKENIELKKQLTGKFEMVGESRAMKEILEQISKVAPTNGRVMITGESGTGKELIARAIHENSLRKNSAFIKVNCAAIPEELIESELFGSEKGAYTGAHQTREGKFSLADGGTLLLDEVGDMSLNAQAKVLRVLQEGEFEKVGGHKTQKVDVRVLAATNKDLEKEAQADRFRDDLYFRLNVVPINSPPLRRRKDDIPILVQSFIESYAGENGVRKKEVSSEAMEVLRGYDWPGNIREIKNMIERLMIMCSSDIIDVADLPDNIQSPTSKTAFNMESGMTLKEVKENVEREFIISTLKKNGWNVSQTAKDLDVDRTNLHKKIKYYGLSIKNYEL, encoded by the coding sequence ATGTCAGCCCCTAACATATTAATCGTAGATGATGAAAAAAATATCCGGCGCTCAGTCGCGATGATCTGCTCGGGAGAGGGTTACGAAACCAAAACCGCCGCCGATTCTGAAGAGGCTCTGAAAATGTTGGATGCGGGCGGCATCGACCTGGCTCTTCTTGATATCGCCATGCCCGGTATGGATGGGCTCTCGCTGTTGAAAGAAATCAAAAAAAAATCTCCCGAAACCACGGCGATCATGATATCCGGGAATGCGACCCTTCAGAACGCCATTACGGCGACAAAAGAAGGCGCATTCGATTTTATCGAAAAACCCATCACCAAAGAGAAGCTTCTCATTTCGATAAACAATGCGCTGCAGAGTAGTACACTGCAAAAAGAAAATATCGAGCTCAAGAAGCAGCTTACCGGCAAATTCGAGATGGTTGGGGAAAGTCGCGCTATGAAGGAAATTTTGGAGCAGATTTCAAAAGTGGCTCCTACCAATGGCCGGGTAATGATTACCGGCGAAAGCGGTACCGGCAAAGAATTGATCGCCCGGGCCATTCATGAAAACAGCCTGCGAAAAAATAGCGCATTCATCAAAGTCAACTGCGCTGCTATTCCCGAGGAGCTGATTGAAAGCGAGCTTTTCGGGAGTGAAAAAGGCGCTTACACTGGCGCCCACCAAACCCGCGAAGGCAAATTTAGCCTCGCTGATGGCGGCACTTTGCTCCTCGATGAAGTCGGCGACATGAGTCTGAATGCGCAGGCAAAAGTACTCCGCGTTCTCCAGGAGGGTGAGTTCGAAAAAGTTGGCGGGCACAAGACTCAAAAGGTCGATGTGCGTGTGCTGGCTGCCACCAATAAAGATCTTGAAAAAGAAGCTCAGGCAGATCGGTTTCGAGATGACCTCTATTTTCGATTGAATGTAGTCCCCATCAATTCTCCGCCGCTGAGGCGAAGAAAAGACGACATCCCAATTTTGGTGCAAAGCTTCATCGAGAGTTATGCCGGCGAAAACGGCGTCCGGAAAAAAGAAGTCAGCTCAGAAGCAATGGAAGTTTTGCGCGGCTACGATTGGCCCGGAAATATCCGTGAGATCAAAAACATGATCGAGCGTTTGATGATTATGTGCAGTTCCGACATTATTGATGTTGCTGATCTTCCGGACAATATCCAATCGCCCACCTCAAAAACTGCTTTTAATATGGAATCGGGAATGACTTTAAAAGAGGTCAAAGAAAATGTGGAGCGGGAATTTATCATCTCGACCCTGAAAAAGAATGGCTGGAACGTCAGCCAGACTGCCAAAGACCTCGACGTCGACCGGACGAATTTGCACAAGAAGATTAAGTATTATGGATTGTCAATTAAGAATTACGAGTTATGA
- a CDS encoding glucose 1-dehydrogenase codes for MNLNLKNKVVVVTGASRGIGKAIALGFAKEGAKLSICGRTPETLESAAEEIKSPGAEVFAKPTDVTNGGEAKAFVKATLDKYGRIDVLVNNVGGSKKTPTLEISDEEWVEMLDFNAVNAARMSQLVIPSMKEQGGGVIINISSIYGRESGGHITYNAGKAAMISLSKTMANEFAPDNIRVLSVAPGSTMFPGGSWDKKQQADPEKIAAFIKTELPFGRFGKPEEIADTVVFLASERASWVSGACINVDGCQSNSNI; via the coding sequence ATGAACCTCAACCTCAAAAACAAAGTCGTCGTCGTCACCGGCGCCAGCCGCGGCATCGGCAAGGCCATCGCGCTTGGATTTGCAAAAGAAGGCGCGAAACTGAGCATTTGCGGCAGAACGCCGGAAACACTGGAGTCTGCTGCAGAAGAAATCAAGTCACCCGGTGCAGAAGTGTTTGCAAAACCTACCGACGTCACCAACGGTGGAGAGGCGAAAGCTTTTGTGAAAGCAACTCTGGACAAATATGGCCGCATCGATGTGCTGGTGAACAATGTCGGTGGCAGCAAAAAGACGCCCACCCTGGAAATCTCAGATGAAGAATGGGTTGAAATGCTCGATTTCAATGCAGTCAATGCCGCGCGCATGAGCCAACTGGTTATCCCCTCTATGAAAGAGCAAGGAGGCGGTGTCATCATCAATATCTCATCAATTTATGGCCGGGAAAGCGGCGGGCACATTACTTACAACGCCGGAAAGGCTGCCATGATTAGCCTCTCAAAAACCATGGCAAACGAATTTGCTCCGGATAACATTCGTGTCCTCTCGGTTGCACCTGGTTCAACCATGTTCCCGGGCGGCAGTTGGGATAAAAAGCAGCAGGCCGACCCGGAAAAAATCGCAGCATTTATCAAAACCGAGCTGCCGTTTGGTCGTTTTGGCAAGCCTGAAGAGATTGCAGATACTGTGGTTTTTCTTGCTTCAGAGCGAGCAAGCTGGGTAAGTGGGGCGTGTATCAACGTGGATGGGTGTCAGTCGAACTCGAACATATAA